The following proteins are encoded in a genomic region of Brachypodium distachyon strain Bd21 chromosome 1, Brachypodium_distachyon_v3.0, whole genome shotgun sequence:
- the LOC100823302 gene encoding galactinol synthase 1: MAPELSRKMTTAKAAAAAVKPATKAFVTFLAGDGDYWKGVVGLAKGLRKAGSAYPLVVAMLPDVPESHRRILASQGCILREIVPVYPPENQTQFAMAYYVINYSKLRIWEFVEYERMVYLDADIQVFDNVDELFDLPKGHFYAVMDCFCEKTWSHTPQYQIGYCQQCPDRVTWPAAEMGPPPALYFNAGMFVHEPSMATAKALLDTLRVSPTTPFAEQDFLNVFFREQYKPIPLVYNLVLAMLWRHPENVQLAKVKAVHYCAAGSKPWRFTGKEANMDREDIKVLVKKWWDIYNDESLDFKGLPADADELEAAAKKPIRAALAEAGTVKYITAPSAA, from the exons ATGGCTCCCGAGCTGTCCCGCAAGATGACCACCGccaaggctgctgctgctgccgtgaaGCCCGCGACGAAGGCGTTCGTGACGTTCCtggcgggcgacggcgactACTGGAAGGGCGTGGTCGGGCTGGCCAAGGGCTTGCGCAAGGCCGGCTCAGCTTACCCGCTAGTCGTGGCCATGCTGCCCGACGTGCCAGAGTCCCACCGCCGTATCCTTGCCTCCCAGGGCTGCATCCTCCGCGAGATCGTCCCTGTGTACCCGCCCGAGAACCAGACCCAGTTCGCCATGGCCTACTACGTCATCAACTACTCCAAGCTCCGTATCTGGGAG TTTGTGGAGTACGAGAGGATGGTGTACCTCGACGCTGACATCCAGGTGTTCGACAACGTGGACGAGCTGTTTGATCTGCCCAAGGGGCACTTCTACGCCGTGATGGACTGCTTCTGCGAGAAGACGTGGAGCCACACCCCGCAGTACCAGATCGGCTACTGCCAGCAGTGCCCCGACAGGGTGACGTGGCCGGCCGCCGAGATGGGCCCGCCCCCGGCGCTTTACTTCAACGCCGGCATGTTCGTGCACGAGCCCAGCATGGCCACCGCCAAGGCGCTCCTCGACACCCTCCGCGTGTCGCCGACAACTCCATTTGCAGAGCAG GACTTCTTGAACGTGTTCTTCAGGGAGCAGTACAAGCCGATCCCGCTGGTGTACAACCTCGTGCTGGCCATGCTCTGGAGGCATCCCGAGAACGTCCAGCTCGCGAAGGTCAAGGCGGTGCACTACTGCGCAGCG GGTTCCAAGCCATGGAGGTTCACAGGCAAGGAGGCCAACATGGACAGGGAGGACATCAAGGTGCTCGTGAAGAAGTGGTGGGACATCTACAACGACGAGAGCCTGGACTTCAAGGGCCtgcccgccgacgccgacgagctcgaggcggcggccaagAAGCCGATTCGCGCCGCGCTGGCGGAGGCCGGCACCGTCAAGTACATCACTGCGCCCTCGGCCGCGTGA